AGGCGCGCGATCCGGGTCGCATCCGCCGATAAACACCACGTCAGATTCGAATCGCGCCCGCTCCTCGGCATTGGCGAGAGGCTCGGGAAAATGAACCTCCGGTTTATAGCCAAACATGATGTAGGCCGTGTGCGGACACCCGGCGCGTTCAACGTCGGCAATCATGGCGCGCCGGGCGCAGAGGTAGAGATCGAAGAGCGGTATCGATTCGGTCAGGTCGCGTGAACCGCTCGCAGGGTTGAAGGGATCGTCGGCAGCATAGTTGACGAGCGTCGCACCGGCGGCCTTGAGTGCGCGCAGAGTCGCGGGCGTGAAGAATGCGCCCTTTGCGATCAACGCGATTTCGGGACGCAACCGCTCGGCCATTTCGAGCAGAGCACGATTGATCTCGCCATAGCCGCGCAGTGGGCGGCCCACGATACGGCGCGCAATCCGGCCGGCGATCGTTGCGTTGGCCGGCAGGTACCTGGCTTCGTCGAGGAACCCGAGCTCGATGCTTCCCGTCGCGGCGCGGGCGCTCAGCGCTTCGAGAAAGTGCGCGCTCGAGGGCAGGTATTCGGTGGTCTCGGTGTAGAGAATTCGCATCTCAGGCGGCGCGGCGTGCGCGCATTCTGTTATCGCGCGCCGCGATGTTAAAGTTGGCGCTTCCTGGTGCTCGGCAATGGCGCAGACCACGCTGCTCGATCGACTCAAGGCCGCAGTTCGTCCTATCGCGCGGCACCGCTTCCTGATCGAGCGTGCCAAGTACCTCGGCGCGGATATTCTCGGCGCG
This Candidatus Binataceae bacterium DNA region includes the following protein-coding sequences:
- a CDS encoding glycosyltransferase gives rise to the protein MRILYTETTEYLPSSAHFLEALSARAATGSIELGFLDEARYLPANATIAGRIARRIVGRPLRGYGEINRALLEMAERLRPEIALIAKGAFFTPATLRALKAAGATLVNYAADDPFNPASGSRDLTESIPLFDLYLCARRAMIADVERAGCPHTAYIMFGYKPEVHFPEPLANAEERARFESDVVFIGGCDPDRAPYFERLVRELPQLRIHLHGGYFDRYPALKPRWRGLVSGADYRKAISGAKIVLNLVRRANRDDHVMRTFEVPACGGFMLAERTATHEQLFEENREAVFFDTADDMVARIREWLGRDEQRRQIAAAGHDKVVQGHHSYADRLDQILAQALRLRADKHHLEAGASPDQPS